CACGACTGTGTGTTGTCTGAGCTGTTATCAATGAACTTGgcagtgtacatggtgtacTGTAAACAACTCCATGAGTGCACAATACGATACATACATAGAGTGATGAAGTTGTAAAGAGCGATATAGAAATAGGTTATTATATATATTACTACCGTCTACAGTATGAAAggtctggacccaatttcatacagctgctaagcacaattaaatttcttctctggtaaaaacaggattaccaaccaaattttcatttgttgcattgcTTGATACTTAGCTGTttgctaaatcctgaaaatcttggggaaatttggtttgtaatcctgtttttaacaacaaagaagaaatttcatgctaagcaaatgtttgtgcttacaggctttatgaaatagggccctgtaTGCTACGGGAAATGAAACAGCACACAGGTGCACTTTCGTATTTTATTTCAAGTCagattataaaaaaacatgacttgtctcaaattattttgtgatgaAATCACAgcaactaaaataaaaatgtacaccAGAGTTCTTCTTTGCGCAATTGGTGCTAAGCACAAGCTCATTTTATGCTAGAGTCCCATAGCaaattgtgctaagcaaaatttcacGTTAATTATAGAATATAGAAGTATATATAAACCAACTTATTGACTCAGACTAATCATTTACAGAATACTGTCATGATCAAACATTGTAAATGTATGGAATtatgaactttaaaaaatgatttggggttgaaaaaaggcaaattgtctagagtgggactcaaaccaacgacctccagatttatgccggcgctctaccgaCTGAGTGAGCTAgtctatgttggcggtcttcctattttatcagtttctttgttcaggggtaCCACTCGTTCCAGCTTTTATAAAAGGCCACAAGATTTATACACAAGGCACACATACCAAGTTTGTACAATTGGAAAATACCTCTTGGCTCAGAGCAGTCTTTACAAGACAAGGAAATTGAATAAGGAAGAGAGATGTGGAATAAATCTTCACATGACAAGAAATAACAATAGAGTAGGAATCATCtccagatttattgacaatgtctaaagttgagaGTACAATAaaagacagatatagcattcatccaaacaagtctacatgagccaAAATCAACTGCAATGACAAtcttgatttattgacaatgtctaaagttgagaGTACAATAaaagacagatatagcattcatccaaacaagtctacatgagcaataataaactgcaatgtcaatcttgatttattgacaatgtctaaagttgggagtacaataagagacagatatagcattcatctaaacaagtctacatgagcaattaACTGCAATGTCAATCTTGGTTATATATACAGATCAAACTTACTCCAAAAACTACAATTCACCTACATTAGCAAATTGTGCAAATAATGATTTAAAATCATGGACAAAATAATTCTGTTGCAAGTCTCCTGAAACCCTCATAAACAacataaaaagtacaaaattgaaagTTGGGATTATAAAAACAGAGAAGTACCATTAAATAAACtgacatgagcaataatcaactgcaatgtcAATCTTGGTTATATAGTCCTACAGATCAAACTTACTCCAAAAACCACAATTCAACTACTTTACAGTCGAGTTAGTCTGTGCAAACAATGATTTGAAATCATAGACAAAATGATTTCTGTTGCAAGAATCTCCCAGGTCCCTCCCATACAACaacaaatgtacacaaaggaaagtttggaaatataaaaaacagaGAAGTACCATCAAATAAATTTCCATAAAACTACAATTCACCTACTTTACAGTCTAGTTCTTCCTCCACGGTCTGTGCAAACAATGATTTGAAATATGGGCAAAATTATTTCTGTTGTAGGGGTTCCCTGAAACCGtcccaaacaacaacaaaaagtacaaaaaggAATGCTTAGGAGAAATGGTCAATTAGCATGAAATCAAATAGCCACTTTCGACTGTGTTTTAAATAGCTTTTATGAATGCACAAAGATATtgggccatctgggtcacaagaaaatagtgaaaaacatgaCAATGATGCAAAATATAAATGAGCAAAACGCTCACCGAGCAATAAACTCCagacaggaaattagttttatttatttctaatcaaatgcgacatttcagacaaaaatatttcaagggatgttttctgccATCACCATCATTagatcgtgtaagttttatgtcaaTCTGTAATCTGagcaattctgtaatgttcctttaaacgcactggacacaattggtaattactcaaaataattgttagcataaaaacttactttgtaatgagcaatattatgaaacatggtgagaaacggctccctctgaagtaggtagtttatgagaaagaagtaatttctcactaaaagatTTGAATTGAAATCAAGACCTCggctaaggtctcgaaatcaagcatctaaaagcacttAACTTGtgagacgaagttgtgtgcatttagatggttgattttgagaaatcaattcatggaaaatcacttttttctggaaaaatatggcacttcagagggagccgtttctcacaatgtgttatactattaacctcttctcattactcgttacaaagtcaggtttatgctaacaattattttgagtaattaccaatagtgtccactacctttaaacttCATAGAATGTTTCTCTTATCAAAAGGAAAAGGTTGCACTACTTAATGAACAACCCCTCAAGGTAATAATCACCCCTTTGCATGCTTCTATTTCTTGCAAAAACTAAATCCTGCCCGAGggaatgtttttacaaaaccacttaaaggaacacgttgccttggatcagacgagttggtcaaaacaaaagcgtttgtaaccgttttttataaaatgcatatggttagaaagatgttttaaaagtagaatataacgatccacacaagtttgcctcgaaattgcgtggttttccttctactgtgcgaactaacatggtcggccatttatgggagtcaaaattttgacccccattaATGGcggacgtgttagtcgacgaggtaaaaggaaaaccacgcaatttcgaggcatgtttgtgtggatcattgcattctacttttacaacatctttctacccatatgcattttataaaaattggttacaaacgcttttcaaagaccaactcgaccgatccaagcaacgtgttcctttaaaatagaCAAGCCTGTACTCAAGATATTTGTTcccaaaacaacattttactgcaaaatgcaaaataaatcaaaaatagaGTTGATTTGCAACCaaatattacagaattgatCCACTCAATGTCATAATATTGAGAATTGAAATTGAGTGGTTATTAGCacttttttttagtgaaaaatcagtttgcataattttgtgatttaacttgattgacatattttgatGGTCAGTTTAATCCATGAGACAGTATTTGACCagtatcatcattattagattACACCTTGTTATAAATCTTCACTGAATTGTTGTCTGCCACTGCAAGCTGCTGACCATCTGATGTCAATGAGATTCCATGTGGGTAGTACAGACCCTGAGCAATACAGCTGAGAAATCTCCCCTGAGTGTCATACTGATGAATATGACCAGTGCCAAACCCATTCCACACTGCAATGTAGATAGCTGAGCTGTCACAGCATACACCTTTGCAGTATTGAACTTGTTGACTATTGATCTTTGGATTGATGCTGAATAATAAAGTACCAGTGAGTTCAACAATGTCTACTCGATCCCCACCACTGACTACAACTCTGTCCTTGCTGTCAATGGCCAAGTACAAAGGTATAGTCTGAACTGAAACAGTGTCAATGAGTGAACCATCACTGGATCTGTGTTTAGTTATAACTGACCTCCCCATATCCCCCACAATGATTGATGTATCCTTCATGATTGCTACACTGCTGAGTTGTACTGATGTCTTGCCCACTTCACTATGAGGCACTGTGTGGAATTCAAACATCTTGTTGCCATTCCTATTGTACATCTTGACAGAGTTGGTCCTATCTACAATCACTAACTGATTCCGGAATGCAGCAACAGCCCGAGGGTCtggaaaacaaaagaacaaatgGATAGGACCCAATATAATGAATGATGATTCATTTGTAAACCACAATGTACTttacattattttgatttttgtacaaatacaaagatttttttattttaatgtttcctGTGTTGTAAAAGCTCTTTGAAAGTTGCTTCCAATTCAACTGTATACAGTCTGACAGTAtaacaatgacaacaatttcTACTGATTGAAATTGTACTGAATTCattctttttaactttttagcTTTTTTTCCCAGATTTTACCTAAATTGCATTTcttattgatatttattttaatcattttgtaTAAATTTCCTTTGTAGGTGTTGGATAGAGGAATGTCAATTATTGAGAATGACAGCAGCAGAGGGGATTTAGTGATCATGCAGCGGATGAATGTAGTCCTAGTCTACAAGGTACAGTAAAATAGCaagaaccattcaatttcatgacatacagtttgactaccatggaaacctTGTATTGATCACAACCAATGTAGTGATGTCTAAACATTTTAATGGTTGACTTGAGTTGAGAACTGCAAACAATGTTTGGTAAATATTCTCAGATTTGTTTGTGGTATTGGATTGGAATAAATCCTTATTTTAATGGAATACTCTTTGACTGTCAACCTGACAACTAATCATGAGTACTTTTTGCGAAGTTTTATCTGAGATTTACATCAATATACCTCTGATTAAAAGATTTGTAGGGAACTTACGGATTGATAATGTGATAGATTTCTTCTGGTGTCCCTTAGTGTCGTAGATTACCACTCTGTTATTCTGGAAGTCTGTCACTGCCATCTCAACCCCAGGTACAGAGGCATCAATACCCCAAGCCCCATTGGCTCCTACATCATACTCCAAACAAAGCTCCCACTTTGGCTCCTTCGTACTCAGGTTACCCAGGGAGATGCCACAAACCCCTAGAGTGAATCTCAGATGGTCAAGGGTCAAATCtatcttgggttgattttgATCTCCAAGTAATTTCAAGTCCTTACTGATTGTTGGATAGCTTGCAAGGAAGTCAGCCACTGATGAATTGGTGCTGACATCTTTGGCAGTCTGCAGTGAATGCTTTATTTGCTGTGAGTTTAGACTCACTGTTTGCTCAAATTCCTCCAATTTCTTGTTCCGATCTTTAAGGATAGTTTTTATTTCATCCATGATGCGACTCTCTTGAGCTGTTACCTCAGCCCTGATCTCATCCGCTCTGTTCTTCACCTCTGCCATGGTTCTCTTAGCTGCGATGTTGAGGTTGTCTTTCATTGTTGAGGCAGTTGCTTGAGATTGATCAAGCTTCTTCAGGATTTCTTCAAGGGGAGTAAAGAGTTGAGCTAATGACTGTTTATATGTGGATGAGGCTTGGTTGCAGTCAATATACTCATGTTGTGGATTACGGTGATCGATGACAGTACAAGCTTGGCAAATCATCATATCACATGTTTTGCAATAAAACCACATGACTTCACCTTCATGAGTTTGGCATTCTGGTTGACGCTTTTTGCGTCTTCTCCCTTTTTGTTCAATCTTTCCATCAACAAAGTCTTTGAATGTTACTACTGTGTGGCTAAGTAGTGATTGAATTTTCTGGTGCAATTCTGTGCAGTTTGCACAGATGATCATAGGGCAGTCACAACAGAAATATGTTGCTTCATTTTTCTCCTTGCATAATTTACAGACCAACTTGCTGTTTGCAGATAAGCTGACCTGCTCCAGTTGACCTGCAAGACCAGTTAAAATGAAGTTACTCTTGAAATCTTCAACACCCGTCTCAGGAAGTTGTGTCTCCTTTCGACACAAAGGACAAATAAGCATCTTTGCATCTTTGTAGTTGGTAGTCTGATATTCAAGTAAGCAGTGTTTACAGAAGCTGTGAAGACAGTCTAGTAGTTTGGGTTCCGTGTACTCCTCGTGACAAATACTGCACTCCAGATAATCCTTTCTGATTTTCTCTAGAGCTGAACCTTGTGATGGTTTAGAAAATGCCATTTtgatctgaataaaaaaaagcacaattaaaaaatttattaatCAAATATTAGAAACTTCAAGGGACGTCAATCTGACTCGGTAAATTTAAAATGATATggaggttgaacaaaaaaaattgaactaaagtgggactcgaaccagcGACCTTCGAAGTAGCGTgccgacgctctaccaactgacctATCTAGCCAACATAGAGAGACATACAACACATGGCTTATAGCTTAGTTAGTAGAGCACCAGCACATATTAACTGGAGgccgttggttcaagtcctactcaagtaaatgtttctttgttcaacctcaaataaAAAGAATCAACATTCAGTTTGCACAAACAGCTGTTGCTGTTCTACATCAAATTGTACCATGCATCATACATTAATGGAAATGTAATGAAACATTAACATTCTATGTAAACATGAAGATTTCTTTGATGTAGTATTTTTCAATCAGCTTTTAAGCAACCATTTAAGtcaattacaaattatttattaccaATGGGTGGGACTCTTTGGTTCAGCACTGAATATTGGGGATGCCAAATGACATAAAGAGAATGAGCGTAATCAAGTAGTTCTAATTAAATAGTTGAGAACACTACGGTGCAAGtattttacaatattttgttaCAAATAAGCGGATCTGCTGCACTTTCCTTGCAAATCTTAGTTATTTTTGTCTAGcagttttagcataaaaataatttttgtctcactaagattatttttgtgactttgttcaattatcatttctcaaaaactgcaacaCCTAGGCGAGCACAAAGTAAGTGGTATTTGTATACAATCTTAGGCCTGTTTTAAAttaagctgaagtattttagcAAAGTTGAATCAGTTTGTGATCTGTACTCACCTAAGCACTTAGTACTGTTCAAAAAGATGTCCAAGATACGTCTGCAATCCTGTCAGGATGTTCACTGAGTTTACAACCGCCTCTTATTTCCTGGTAGAACGCAGAATTCTGTCGCAacaaacaagtcacaaaaacacctaCATAGCAAGTTTGTACTATGTACTGTGAAGGGTGTGTCCACAGTTGCTGGATCAATGTAAAACGTACAATGTACTGCAGTACTGTATGTTGACAATGAACttcagtgtcaaaggtcatggagCTAGCGATACTGCGCACAACTATGTGTTGTCAGGGCTGTTTAACAATGAACTTGgcagtgtacatggtgtaaaTAACTCCATGAGTGCACAACTAACATTATGAACACGTTCAACGTACTGTATTAGACTACAGTGTGTTGACAATGAACTTCAGTGTCAAAGTCCATGAAGCTAGCAATACTGCACGTCTATGTGTTGTCTGGGCTATGGCAATGTCAAAGGCAATGATTATTTGTGGATGTTGAACAGACCGTATTTTGAGTGTTGATTTGAATGCATCAGCTGTGACAGCTGGCCGGACGTATTATAAATGTCATGAATGTGGATATGCTCACTGCATCGTCcaaatacattttgagaaagaacaaCTACAAGATGGCTGtcgaaaataaaataatcactaATGAAAATAAGACCCATATTTGGATGACCGCAGTTAGAttgaaaggaacattacagaactgttatatgctaacaaaacagtagCTGGCAGTgtttaagcactttatgtaatccaccatatatacataaaacctgtagaagtttgagatcgattggccatctgggtcacaagaaaaaagTGAACAACCAATTACACATTTAGCATGACATCGATTCAAATATAAAATTAACACTCACtaagcaataaactccaaacgggaaattagttttatttatttctcatcaaatgacACTttagacataaatatttcaagggatgtgttCCACTAATCATCATTAGACcaatgtaagttttatgtaaatctgtgatcttagacaagtttttttttcttaccaattctgtaatgttcctataAATGTGacgataacaataaaataaacaattcacATTCTTTTGGATGTTATGTCATTTTCATAATTGCTTACAACTTTTTCCAATAATAAATGGGAATCTTATTTACAAAGCAAATTATTGCAAATATACAATAGttagttttattacatttagatgagtaatgattttcaaagcaactcgttgcatgcaatgttaaagacagtggacactaatggtaattgtcaaagaccaatcttctcacttggtgtatctcaacaaatgcataaaataacaaatctgtgaaaatttgagctcaatcggtcgt
This region of Asterias amurensis chromosome 22, ASM3211899v1 genomic DNA includes:
- the LOC139953591 gene encoding uncharacterized protein; translation: MAFSKPSQGSALEKIRKDYLECSICHEEYTEPKLLDCLHSFCKHCLLEYQTTNYKDAKMLICPLCRKETQLPETGVEDFKSNFILTGLAGQLEQVSLSANSKLVCKLCKEKNEATYFCCDCPMIICANCTELHQKIQSLLSHTVVTFKDFVDGKIEQKGRRRKKRQPECQTHEGEVMWFYCKTCDMMICQACTVIDHRNPQHEYIDCNQASSTYKQSLAQLFTPLEEILKKLDQSQATASTMKDNLNIAAKRTMAEVKNRADEIRAEVTAQESRIMDEIKTILKDRNKKLEEFEQTVSLNSQQIKHSLQTAKDVSTNSSVADFLASYPTISKDLKLLGDQNQPKIDLTLDHLRFTLGVCGISLGNLSTKEPKWELCLEYDVGANGAWGIDASVPGVEMAVTDFQNNRVVIYDTKGHQKKSITLSIHPRAVAAFRNQLVIVDRTNSVKMYNRNGNKMFEFHTVPHSEVGKTSVQLSSVAIMKDTSIIVGDMGRSVITKHRSSDGSLIDTVSVQTIPLYLAIDSKDRVVVSGGDRVDIVELTGTLLFSINPKINSQQVQYCKGVCCDSSAIYIAVWNGFGTGHIHQYDTQGRFLSCIAQGLYYPHGISLTSDGQQLAVADNNSVKIYNKV